One region of Halomicrobium sp. LC1Hm genomic DNA includes:
- a CDS encoding HAD family hydrolase, with protein sequence MVVSFDCFGTLVDADRPDEPWAAVADALAARDVTVPSDWEAAYRSSHREYERGAEAPLDEHVRLALASRGVDVEIETAHDATLAAFDSPVTVRDGARDAIASAREYGPVAVCSNCSVPGLVERTLDRADLAVDSVVTSVDCGWRKPHPTIFERTAAALAVPLDELVHVGDDARTDGGADRVGATALVLDDVALSAVPEWLAAAVADGASGEEPP encoded by the coding sequence GTGGTCGTCTCGTTCGACTGTTTCGGCACGCTCGTAGACGCCGACCGACCCGACGAGCCGTGGGCGGCCGTGGCCGACGCGCTGGCCGCCCGCGACGTGACGGTCCCGTCCGACTGGGAAGCGGCCTACCGCAGCTCCCACCGGGAGTACGAACGGGGTGCGGAGGCCCCGCTGGACGAGCACGTCCGACTCGCGCTCGCCAGCCGCGGCGTCGATGTCGAGATCGAGACCGCACACGACGCGACGCTGGCGGCGTTCGACTCGCCGGTGACCGTTCGGGACGGCGCTCGGGACGCGATCGCGAGCGCGCGAGAGTACGGTCCTGTGGCGGTCTGCTCGAACTGCAGCGTCCCCGGCCTCGTCGAACGGACGCTCGACCGCGCCGACCTCGCCGTCGACTCCGTCGTGACCAGCGTCGACTGTGGCTGGCGCAAACCCCACCCGACGATCTTCGAGCGGACGGCGGCGGCGCTCGCGGTCCCGCTCGACGAACTCGTCCACGTCGGCGACGACGCCCGTACCGACGGCGGTGCTGACCGCGTCGGGGCGACTGCGCTCGTGCTCGACGACGTGGCGCTCTCGGCGGTGCCCGAGTGGCTCGCGGCCGCCGTCGCCGACGGAGCGTCCGGGGAGGAGCCACCGTGA